From one Tetragenococcus osmophilus genomic stretch:
- a CDS encoding glycoside hydrolase family 3 N-terminal domain-containing protein, which translates to MWKKRLFLFVTPLLLSACTSSEEDSSAQEESNNNYQEMSDGTTEFSIAANPGEHPNISFSPDSNIEILTEEDDEQTYYFKDLNGNGELDSFEDWRESSETRAEAFVEELSMDQIAGLMLFSSHERDQSDGLTEEQENYLENDDLRNVLHAGPNDVEDSVQWTNQMQSFVEGLGTEDEPIIPVNISSDPRSTAGESATYNSEGDISRWPSNLGMAATFSPKIVSQFANMSSQEYRALGMTEALGPQIDLASEPRWLRVEGTFGEGSQLAADLAEAYVNYSQSSFDEDGNDLGWGTDSITTQIKHFPGDGPGEGGREAHLFQGKFGVYPGDNLKEHLKVFVDGGLNLSGETEEASSVMTSYSIQTDKDGNPLIGDDYVGTAYNGDIINILRDDNNYDGKLVTDWGVTGENSEEVGYGEKFMGSGFGMEDATEEERHFEILKAGMDMFGGNNEKEPVLEAYKMWQEDYENGDLEQSAEDRFKESGERIVKSMFDLGLFEDPYVDIDDSTEAVGSKDKVDAGYKAQLNSAVMLKNKDNTIAPTDNMDEYKDQVVYIPSTMRDPHESSIGDAEPFRGPSMDVETAEKYFGEVVTDTEIKDDEGNVTGYEQPDNLDDVDLVIAGMASPDNGENFSFAGIKDDNETYYPLSLQYRPYTADGDNVRKESIAGNKEEDGSKQNRSYYGETSDIANEYDLDAVLNASELAEKADHDIPVVVAMEAKNPVIMSEFEDKVDAIVVGFGISDNALLDVILGDHEPNGLLPMQFPKDMDTVEEQFEDVPKDMKPYKDSEGNSYDFGYGLNYNGVIEDERTEKYVE; encoded by the coding sequence ATGTGGAAGAAAAGATTGTTTTTGTTCGTAACGCCGTTATTGTTAAGTGCTTGTACCAGCTCTGAGGAAGACTCGTCAGCTCAAGAAGAAAGTAATAATAATTACCAAGAGATGTCTGATGGAACGACTGAGTTTTCCATTGCAGCAAATCCTGGAGAACATCCCAATATTAGTTTTTCTCCAGATAGTAATATCGAAATTTTAACCGAAGAAGATGATGAACAGACTTACTATTTTAAAGATTTAAATGGAAATGGAGAATTAGATTCATTTGAAGACTGGCGAGAAAGCTCAGAAACACGTGCTGAAGCCTTTGTTGAAGAATTATCAATGGATCAAATTGCTGGATTGATGCTGTTTAGTTCTCATGAAAGAGATCAATCAGACGGGTTAACCGAGGAACAAGAAAATTACTTAGAAAACGATGATCTACGTAATGTATTGCATGCTGGGCCTAATGATGTAGAAGATAGTGTACAATGGACCAATCAAATGCAAAGCTTTGTCGAAGGGTTAGGTACTGAAGATGAGCCCATTATTCCTGTGAATATTAGCTCTGATCCTCGAAGTACTGCAGGAGAAAGTGCTACGTATAATTCTGAGGGTGATATTTCGCGTTGGCCTTCGAATTTAGGGATGGCAGCAACATTTAGTCCTAAAATCGTTAGTCAATTTGCCAATATGTCCTCACAAGAATACCGTGCTTTAGGCATGACGGAAGCTTTAGGTCCACAAATTGATTTAGCATCAGAACCACGTTGGCTACGAGTGGAAGGAACGTTTGGTGAAGGAAGTCAATTAGCGGCGGATCTGGCGGAAGCTTATGTTAATTATTCGCAATCCTCTTTTGATGAAGATGGTAATGATCTAGGCTGGGGCACTGATTCGATTACTACTCAAATTAAACACTTTCCAGGAGATGGTCCAGGCGAAGGCGGACGAGAAGCACATTTATTCCAAGGAAAATTTGGTGTTTATCCCGGAGATAATTTGAAAGAACACCTCAAAGTTTTTGTAGATGGTGGTTTAAATTTATCCGGCGAAACGGAAGAAGCAAGTTCAGTTATGACTTCTTATTCTATTCAAACGGATAAAGACGGCAATCCTTTAATTGGTGATGATTATGTAGGAACGGCTTATAATGGAGATATTATTAATATTCTGCGTGATGACAATAATTATGACGGGAAACTAGTGACTGACTGGGGCGTAACTGGTGAAAACTCCGAAGAAGTTGGCTACGGTGAAAAATTTATGGGCTCTGGTTTTGGAATGGAAGATGCGACCGAAGAAGAACGACATTTTGAAATTTTAAAAGCTGGCATGGATATGTTTGGCGGCAATAATGAGAAAGAGCCTGTATTAGAAGCTTACAAAATGTGGCAAGAAGATTATGAGAATGGGGATTTAGAACAATCAGCTGAAGATCGCTTTAAAGAAAGTGGCGAACGTATTGTTAAATCGATGTTTGATTTAGGATTATTTGAGGATCCTTATGTAGATATCGATGATTCAACTGAAGCAGTAGGAAGCAAAGATAAGGTAGATGCTGGCTATAAAGCGCAACTTAATTCAGCTGTGATGTTAAAAAATAAAGATAATACGATAGCTCCTACTGACAACATGGATGAGTACAAGGATCAAGTTGTTTATATTCCGTCTACTATGAGAGATCCCCATGAAAGCTCTATAGGGGACGCTGAACCATTTAGAGGACCATCGATGGATGTGGAAACCGCAGAAAAATATTTTGGTGAAGTAGTTACTGATACGGAAATAAAAGATGATGAGGGCAATGTGACTGGTTATGAACAACCGGATAACTTGGATGATGTTGATCTAGTTATTGCGGGGATGGCTAGTCCGGATAATGGAGAAAACTTTAGTTTCGCGGGTATTAAAGATGATAACGAAACTTACTATCCATTATCCTTACAATATCGTCCTTACACGGCTGATGGTGATAATGTCCGTAAAGAATCAATTGCAGGCAACAAAGAAGAAGACGGCTCAAAACAAAATCGGAGTTATTACGGAGAAACTTCGGATATAGCAAACGAATATGACTTAGATGCTGTATTGAATGCGTCTGAACTAGCAGAAAAGGCTGACCATGATATTCCGGTAGTCGTTGCGATGGAGGCTAAAAATCCAGTCATTATGTCTGAGTTTGAAGACAAAGTGGACGCAATCGTTGTAGGCTTTGGAATTTCGGATAATGCCTTATTAGATGTTATTTTAGGAGATCACGAGCCAAATGGCTTGTTACCAATGCAATTTCCTAAAGACATGGATACGGTAGAAGAACAATTTGAGGACGTGCCTAAAGATATGAAACCTTATAAAGATAGTGAAGGTAACTCTTATGACTTTGGCTATGGCTTAAATTATAATGGTGTGATTGAAGACGAGAGAACAGAGAAGTATGTAGAATAA